Proteins co-encoded in one Papaver somniferum cultivar HN1 chromosome 5, ASM357369v1, whole genome shotgun sequence genomic window:
- the LOC113277370 gene encoding bidirectional sugar transporter N3-like, producing MSTSADIHHHQWAFIFGILGNIVSIMVCLAPLPTFYRIYKKKATEGFQSIPYVVSLFSAMLWIYYAVLKTDAFLLITINSIGCVIETIYITIFLIYAPKNARIMTIKILGLLNFGLFSLILILTMLLANGLTRLTILGWVCVAFSACVFAAPLSIMRLVIKTKSVEFMPFSLSFFLTLSAILWFSYGLLLKDLYVALPNVAGFVFGVLQMLMYAIYKNKKQVVVVTTEEDKEHRYQENNKLPNAHDHQHVSGNRTTTTAINGDHVIRLNTMGSAEVHPIDLQIIVLDHTHHLENMQQQQVIDQQDDKVAGKNMEVVEV from the exons ATGTCCACCTCCGCCgatattcatcatcatcaatggGCTTTCATTTTTGGTATCTTAG GAAATATTGTTTCGATCATGGTGTGCCTTGCACCATT GCCGACATTTTATCGCATTTATAAGAAGAAAGCAACAGAAGGATTTCAATCAATACCGTATGTGGTTTCACTATTTAGTGCCATGCTTTGGATTTACTATGCAGTACTCAAAACTGATGCTTTCTTACTAATCACCATTAACTCCATCGGATGTGTCATTGAAACCATTTATATCACCATATTTCTCATCTACGCACCAAAAAATGCCAGG ATTATGACTATAAAGATACTTGGGTTATTGAATTTTGGGCTATTTAGTTTGATCCTGATACTAACAATGTTGTTAGCGAACGGTTTAACCCGCCTTACTATACTTGGATGGGTTTGTGTTGCTTTCTCCGCTTGTGTTTTTGCAGCCCCGTTAAGTATAATG AGATTAGTAATAAAAACAAAGAGTGTAGAGTTCATGCCTTTCTCATTGTCATTCTTCCTCACATTGAGCGCAATTTTATGGTTTTCTTACGGTCTTTTACTTAAAGACTTATATGTCGCT TTACCAAATGTAGCAGGATTCGTTTTTGGAGTTCTTCAGATGTTAATGTACGCAATTTACAAGAACAAAAAGCAAGTCGTTGTTGTAACAAccgaagaagataaagaacatcgTTATCAAGAAAATAACAAGTTACCAAACGCTCATGATCACCAACACGTTTCTGGTAATAGAACAACGACAACTGCTATTAATGGAGATCATGTCATTAGGCTTAACACCATGGGAAGTGCAGAAGTACATCCAATAGACTTGCAAATAATAGTTTTGGATCATACTCATCATCTTGAAAACATGCAGCAGCAGCAAGTTATAGACCAACAAGATGACAAAGTCGCTGGAAAAAATATGGAAGTAGTAGAAGTATAA